One window of the Candidozyma auris chromosome 6, complete sequence genome contains the following:
- the PUT3 gene encoding Put3p, translating to MSTLPKHSPAGLPAPHNDSFRPSPSPGNGNVDDEPELENDSDKAGDSKEPKKRTARACIRCRFRHTRCPGGQPCSKCQMAKTKCEYVEYEKRLVVSRKYLYKLQEDIARLKKENAALRNTIKETPRKAESEAASVQHSVSQSSDPGTGQFGGNFGSNYNQPQHIAEIKEEDTDADRGHGGTEVINPSLDKYGRLIQSRTGEKLYVGSSSMTLFGLEIQNMAPSFEPPSLLHPNSISTTPVDSPQSNFVSQSSFQDTATSEVRRQTKILEKEGNAYNITLAKTNTRPGLSVNFTLPSYSYAILLVDTFISYNDGCFYFFNEGLVKRFLMNLYSGNTSENKRIIKRNIAPREGPAEDENTIKKDTDNETILETIWFCKILLIFAVGEMYLGTDSDTHMERSKQERISMFGQKKSKKKDPSKRNTLPGSGFFYQASELFTGLFASGAIDNITKDGGIEVILLYAFYLQVADCTIASYFYFGLALRSTLILGWHVDADSENLNRFELEHRRRIWWTVYMYERMLSSKAGLPLSFADDSVSTELPYDFKIDLDDFPRDENDVRGYYIFPSAEYINNCVTITQINAIILSSLYTKQPTANILPVVSDLVQRLLNWKSALPDFLQVDFSKDDVKITRLIVNLMTEYFQGMNLAVRPLLFHFATKKLRELQVQNSSNKYVDLTKYSKNVLTLLNASFQASINTIKSIWALMPQNMVALFGWMDREYLFTSASTLILFNASFGVHDATREHLDHALTLFTKMKKLGNYPAALRRAQLLKLIRVLDFNGVMQDLLNKHDYRQSAGSMDGDVNMDSENNAFGDTMSFINLGNAAAVHMNPQNVVKPQPGTQAPEPLRASLDYLQFNGPNPSSGLAASHRHTPTIPASANLTTEAAFDFKEQNANNADFYSNADLAGIEGLTYIDEEQKLWNEITNEAVWLQSSSGIQGHAPKVDHSSVTVNDDFVNTFNSRTLQKDMDTDINHDNHTTGNGNPYAGGYGDIINSEFSRDLF from the coding sequence ATGAGTACCCTACCGAAGCATCTGCCTGCAGGACTACCGGCTCCTCATAACGACTCATTTCGGCCGTCGCCGCTGCCAGGGAACGGGAATGTGGATGATGAGCCTGAGCTCGAAAATGACTCAGATAAAGCTGGTGATTCGAaggagccaaagaagagaaccGCCAGAGCATGTATACGATGCCGTTTCCGCCACACAAGGTGCCCTGGTGGCCAGCCGTGTCTGAAGTGTCAGATGGCCAAGACGAAGTGTGAGTATGTCGAGTACGAGAAGAGGCTCGTGGTGTCGAGGAAGTATTTGTACAAGCTCCAGGAAGACATTGCcaggttgaagaaggaaaacGCTGCTTTAAGAAATACTATCAAGGAAACGCCACGGAAAGCAGAGTCGGAAGCAGCTTCTGTCCAGCATCTGGTTTCGCAGCTGTCTGATCCTGGAACGGGTCAGTTTGGTGGGAACTTTGGTTCAAACTACAATCAGCCTCAGCACATTGCAGAGATAAAAGAGGAAGATACCGACGCTGATCGCGGGCATGGTGGCACGGAGGTGATCAACCCGTCCTTGGACAAGTACGGCAGACTCATCCAGTCAAGAACCGGCGAGAAGCTTTATGTCGGCTCGTCATCAATGACGCTCTTTGGGCTTGAAATTCAGAACATGGCCCCTTCTTTTGAGCCTCCGTCCCTTCTACACCCAAACTCCATCAGCACCACTCCAGTAGACTCGCCCCAAAGCAACTTTGTCAGTCAGAGCTCCTTTCAGGATACAGCGACAAGCGAGGTCAGAAGACAAACGAAGATTCTAGAGAAGGAGGGAAATGCTTACAATATCACTTTGGCGAAAACAAACACTCGTCCTGGCCTTTCAGTGAACTTCACCCTCCCTTCGTATTCCTATGCCattctccttgttgacaCTTTCATCAGCTACAACGATGGCTGCTtctacttcttcaacgaggGACTCGTGAAACGTTTTCTTATGAATCTATATCTGGGCAACACAAGCGAGAATAAGAGAATAATCAAAAGAAACATTGCTCCTCGTGAGGGTCCCGCTGAAGATGAGAACACTATTAAGAAAGATACTGATAATGAGACCATCCTAGAAACAATATGGTTTTGCAAAATCCTTTTGATCTTTGCCGTGGGTGAAATGTACCTAGGCACAGACTCAGACACACACATGGAACGTTCCAAACAAGAGAGGATCAGCATGTTTGgccagaaaaagagcaagaaaaaggatCCAAGTAAGAGAAACACTCTACCTGGGTCAGGGTTCTTCTACCAGGCATCAGAACTATTCACCGGTCTTTTTGCCTCAGGGGCGATCGACAACATCACGAAAGACGGAGGTATAGAGGTAATTCTATTGTATGCATTTTATCTCCAGGTTGCTGATTGCACAATTGCATCATACTTTTACTTCGGTCTAGCATTGAGGTCAACACTTATCCTTGGATGGCATGTTGATGCCGACTCTGAAAATTTGAACAGATTCGAACTTGAGCATAGACGAAGAATCTGGTGGACGGTGTACATGTATGAACGAATGCTTTCGTCAAAAGCTGGCTTGCCATTGAGTTTTGCCGACGACAGTGTTTCTACAGAACTACCGTATGACTTCAAAATCGACCTCGACGACTTTCCTAGAGACGAAAATGATGTTAGAGGATATTATATCTTTCCTTCTGCAGAATATATCAATAATTGCGTCACAATCACCCAGATCAATGCCATCATTTTGTCGTCTTTATACACAAAGCAACCAACTGCCAATATCTTACCAGTGGTTTCAGATTTGGTCCAGCGTCTATTGAATTGGAAGCTGGCACTTCCGGACTTTTTGCAGGTGGACTTCTCAAAGGATGATGTCAAGATAACACGTCTCATTGTGAACTTAATGACAGAGTACTTCCAAGGTATGAACTTGGCAGTTCGTCCACTTCTattccattttgcaacaaaGAAACTTCGGGAGCTTCAAGTACAGAACTCCTCCAATAAGTATGTTGACTTGACAAAGTACTCGAAAAATGTTCTCACATTGCTTAACGCATCGTTTCAAGCTTCTATCAATACAATCAAGTCAATATGGGCACTCATGCCCCAGAATATGGTTGCTTTGTTTGGTTGGATGGACCGTGAGTACCTATTCACATCGGCTTCTACATTGATTTTGTTCAATGCTTCGTTCGGTGTACATGATGCTACAAGAGAACATCTAGACCATGCACTCACTCTTTTcacaaaaatgaagaaacttgGTAACTACCCTGCCGCACTCAGGCGAGCACAGCTCCTCAAATTGATCAGAGTTCTAGACTTCAATGGTGTCATGCAAGACCTATTGAACAAACACGACTACCGACAACTGGCAGGCTCCATGGATGGAGACGTCAACATGGATTCTGAGAATAACGCCTTCGGTGACACAATGTCCTTCATCAATCTTGGAAATGCAGCTGCTGTCCACATGAACCCACAAAACGTAGTGAAACCCCAGCCAGGAACTCAGGCACCGGAACCTCTTCGAGCAAGCTTGGACTACTTGCAATTCAATGGTCCTAATCCTTCATCTGGGTTAGCTGCTTCTCACAGACACACACCTACAATACCGGCTTCCGCAAATTTGACAACAGAGGCAGCatttgacttcaaagaacAGAATGCAAACAACGCAGATTTCTATTCCAATGCGGACTTGGCTGGGATTGAAGGCTTGACGTATATTGATGAGGAGCAAAAGTTATGGAACGAGATTACGAACGAGGCGGTGTGGTTGCAATCTTCCTCGGGAATCCAAGGACATGCTCCTAAAGTAGATCACAGCTCAGTGACGGTCAACGATGACTTCGTGAACACCTTTAACTCGCGTACTCTACAAAAGGACATGGATACCGACATAAATCATGACAATCACACCACGGGAAACGGCAATCCATACGCCGGTGGTTACGGTGATATTATTAACCTGGAATTTCTGAGAGATTTGTTCTGa
- a CDS encoding CAP domain-containing protein, protein MKFSLSVALSLAAVASAKTFYETNTHFITVDADGNIVGGQPPASSAEADAEPSPQANNQFQQEPQVTQAFVTSSGLGSTTSSPPAQSPSSSSSAPSSSAGGDNVSGFDKQILDAHNSKRAKHSAPALSWSDELASYAQNMADKYTCGSSLQHSGGKYGENLAVGYDGAEGTVKAWYDEGSNYDYSSASSFNHFTQVIWKGSKQLGCAQKQCDNGGPYVVCEYYPAGNMIGQGEQNLAAN, encoded by the coding sequence ATGAAGTTCTCTCTTTCAGTGGCCTTGTCCCTCGCTGCCGTTGCTCTGGCCAAGACCTTCTACGAGACAAACACTCATTTCATTACCGTTGATGCTGACGGCAACATCGTTGGCGGCCAGCCTCCAGCCTCTTCTGCTGAAGCTGACGCTGAACCTTCTCCTCAAGCCAACAACCAGTTCCAACAGGAGCCTCAGGTGACCCAGGCTTTTGTCACATCGTCGGGCTTGGgctccaccacctccaGCCCCCCAGCTCAGTCcccttcttcgtcatcctcggctccttcttcttctgccgGCGGTGACAATGTGTCTGGCTTCGACAAGCAAATCTTGGATGCCCACAACTCCAAGAGAGCCAAGCACTCTGCTCCTGCGTTGTCTTGGTCCGACGAACTCGCCAGCTACGCCCAGAACATGGCTGACAAGTACACGTGTGGGTCTAGCTTGCAGCACTCTGGCGGCAAGTACGGTGAGAACTTGGCTGTTGGCTATGACGGTGCCGAAGGCACTGTCAAGGCATGGTATGACGAAGGCTCGAACTACGACTACTCAAGCGCGTCTTCTTTCAACCACTTCACCCAGGTGATCTGGAAGGGCTCCAAGCAGTTGGGCTGTGCCCAGAAGCAGTGTGACAATGGCGGGCCATACGTTGTTTGTGAGTACTATCCGGCAGGAAACATGATTGGGCAGGGCGAGCAGAACCTTGCGGCTAACTAG